The Lycium barbarum isolate Lr01 chromosome 11, ASM1917538v2, whole genome shotgun sequence genome contains the following window.
GAAAGAAAAAGTTTGAAATTTTGTGAGTAGAGGAGATTTTTCACTAAAAAACCGGCatcttaaaaataaaaacaaaaaaacaaaaaaaaacaaaaaatcaatCCAAACATAGTTTTGAAAAAGAAatttggatttaaaaaaaaaaaaaatctatgaaCAGTGAAGTTAACGCAGCCAAACAAGAAAAGAGAAAAGTAGATGATGCAAAGTAAAAGGAATAAGCTGATCATGTCATAACATGTACTCCTTTAATCAATCGTAGTCATTAAATCGTAGTTTGACCGAACACGAAATTTAAAGATATAAGGAGTTTAATTTACTAACATCTAAATTGGAACTAGAGTAAAATAGGGAAGAAGTGTTAAGAAGGAAAGATTAGAATTAAATATCTAATTAATTAGCATAGATGCAGTGTCATTGaggaaaaaaaatgaacaaaGTAAGCTGCCCATAATTAAGAACATCGGAAAAAAATTGCCGATAATTAAGAACAATCACTCCAGGGTTATTCTCATCAAGCTGAGCATTAATCAGACGAAAACAAGTTCATCAACATTTTGTTTTTGAGATGTGAATCTAGATTAATCCTGcataaagaaaagaaagaaataacaGTACCAacatcaacattttttttttgttctagatAAAATCCTAATTTATCCATCCGCCTACCTaagttcaagaagaagaagacgacccATTAGTAACAACAACATGAGCACTGACACTAATATTGTTGATAAGCGGATGATGATTTACCCCTTCGTCTTTGTTAATGTCATTTCTACTACTAATACCAAAATCAATACCGTTAGCATTACCATTGCCATCATTGTGTTGATCTTTTCTTCCAAAATTGTTCTTGTTATTATGCATCCATACTTTTAAAACACCCTTCTCCACTCCAATTTCGTTGCATAGTTTGTTGATATTCTCTTCATCTTGCTTCTGCATTCTCCATCCAACTCTCTCTGCAAACTCCAGCATTTTCTCCTTTTGATTCTGCGTAAATTTCGTCCTGAACCGCTTTCGAGTACTCCCATTTGGGTTTGACACAGTAGTAGTCAGCCCAGTGCACAAAGCATCTCGCGTACTGAAATTCGGGTTGTTCTCAATGGGTCGACCTGACAACCCGGAACTCAGTGCAAGTAGCATGTGAGGTGCAGATGGGTAATAAGCTGAGGAGATTGGTGGTGGAGACGGGGAATTCGGGTAGCTGTGGTGGTCCCCACCAGGCAGCGGGGGCTGCGGGTGGTGCCGGTGGTGAGGCTGGAATTCCAGAGCCGCCACGGGGGTGGTTTCTTCCGGCTCGCGGCGGTGGAAATTCTGGTGACAGCCGCACGCCGCGCATTTTAGCGAAGTGGGGTCGGTGGCGGTTGCGGTGGAGGACGGCATGAATTCACCGCAACCGTCAACGGCGTGGCCGCCTATGGTGGCAGCATGATTTTTAAGACATTCTTTGTAAACTACTGCGACAACAGGTACAGGATGGTGATGAAGATAAACAGGATTGTTATTATTATGGCGTTTAAGGACACCATTAGTAGTTATGGAGAAAGGTTTAGTATTATTATTGTACTGGATTTGAGTAGTACGTGCTTCAGTTTCAGCTTCTGGGGTTTTCACTATGTTAGTGGGTATAATAGTACTAGTGTTGTTATTGCTCAACTCCATGATTGAGAAAAACATACATCTAGTTTAGCTTTACAGCGTTTTCTCTCTTTTTCTAAGATTTGATCATTAGATTTAGGGTCAAGAtgaaaaaagaaaggaagagtTTGTTTTTAAT
Protein-coding sequences here:
- the LOC132618906 gene encoding zinc-finger homeodomain protein 9-like, which gives rise to MFFSIMELSNNNTSTIIPTNIVKTPEAETEARTTQIQYNNNTKPFSITTNGVLKRHNNNNPVYLHHHPVPVVAVVYKECLKNHAATIGGHAVDGCGEFMPSSTATATDPTSLKCAACGCHQNFHRREPEETTPVAALEFQPHHRHHPQPPLPGGDHHSYPNSPSPPPISSAYYPSAPHMLLALSSGLSGRPIENNPNFSTRDALCTGLTTTVSNPNGSTRKRFRTKFTQNQKEKMLEFAERVGWRMQKQDEENINKLCNEIGVEKGVLKVWMHNNKNNFGRKDQHNDGNGNANGIDFGISSRNDINKDEGVNHHPLINNISVSAHVVVTNGSSSSS